The Streptomyces sp. NBC_00162 genome window below encodes:
- a CDS encoding nuclear transport factor 2 family protein, protein MNRTCIEAALNDLLFNHDITLEKAADRHFTPGYRQRTDGLWADRAEFLDHIRHLRGIVAGGKVEVHDELYDGNKYADRHTCHITKNDGTTVSMEVYVFADLAPDGRFHRIEETTLMLSGSDADRNIGSAR, encoded by the coding sequence ATGAACCGCACCTGTATCGAAGCCGCCCTCAACGACCTGCTCTTCAACCACGACATCACCCTGGAGAAGGCCGCCGACCGCCATTTCACCCCCGGGTACCGCCAGCGCACGGACGGCCTGTGGGCCGACCGTGCCGAGTTCCTCGACCACATCCGGCACCTGCGCGGCATCGTCGCCGGCGGCAAGGTCGAGGTCCACGACGAGCTCTACGACGGAAACAAGTACGCCGACCGGCACACCTGTCACATCACCAAGAACGACGGCACCACCGTCAGCATGGAGGTCTACGTCTTCGCCGATCTCGCCCCCGACGGCCGCTTCCACCGCATCGAGGAAACCACCCTGATGCTGAGCGGCTCCGACGCTGACCGCAACATCGGCAGCGCCCGCTGA
- a CDS encoding alpha/beta hydrolase family protein codes for MKPLLFPDNPQFWYETLRSMSHIAYGGADFGEVVSTSARIKEGDYDSWHEEWTATADRVAAEAQRALDAGHTVSARDGFLRASNYYRSAEFFQHGHPCDPRHDHTYGRSVACFQAAAALYAPRIEPVRIPYEDTTLPGYLYRADGTGTPRPTLIMHSGFDGTAEELHFSGALAAVERGYTVLTFDGPGQPGPRHHQGLVFRPDWENVITPVVDFAETLPEVDSSRIALLGSSMGGVLAPRAAAFEHRLAALIAVDGVYDLGQISTRHIPGDRGQAERLLRADCAPELDARFEQITAQDATARWAINHGMYVMGVDTPRAFSASYLDYTVGGGIAELIQCPTLVCDAAEDEFFKGQPKQLYEHLTCPKTLMLFTAEEGAGAHCHPGAMRLALARIYDWLDTTLATVAR; via the coding sequence ATGAAGCCGCTGCTGTTCCCCGACAACCCCCAGTTCTGGTACGAGACTCTGCGCTCGATGAGCCATATCGCCTACGGGGGCGCCGACTTCGGCGAGGTCGTCTCCACCAGCGCGCGTATCAAGGAAGGCGACTACGACAGCTGGCACGAGGAGTGGACGGCGACCGCCGACCGGGTGGCCGCCGAGGCGCAGCGGGCCCTGGACGCGGGCCACACCGTCAGCGCCCGGGATGGATTCCTGCGCGCCTCGAACTACTACCGGTCGGCGGAGTTCTTCCAGCACGGCCACCCGTGCGATCCCCGCCACGACCACACCTACGGCCGCAGCGTGGCCTGCTTCCAGGCCGCGGCCGCGCTCTACGCCCCCCGCATCGAACCGGTCCGCATCCCCTACGAGGACACCACCCTGCCCGGCTACCTCTACCGGGCCGACGGCACCGGCACGCCCCGCCCTACCCTGATCATGCACAGCGGTTTCGACGGCACCGCCGAGGAACTCCACTTCAGCGGCGCGCTGGCCGCCGTGGAGCGCGGGTACACCGTCCTGACCTTCGACGGCCCAGGGCAGCCCGGCCCCCGCCACCACCAGGGCCTGGTCTTCCGCCCGGACTGGGAGAACGTCATCACCCCGGTCGTCGATTTCGCCGAAACCCTCCCCGAGGTCGACAGCAGCCGCATCGCGCTCCTCGGGAGCAGCATGGGCGGCGTACTCGCCCCCAGGGCAGCAGCCTTCGAGCACCGCCTCGCTGCCCTGATCGCCGTCGACGGCGTCTACGACCTCGGCCAGATATCCACCCGCCACATCCCCGGCGACCGCGGCCAGGCCGAACGGCTCCTGCGCGCGGATTGCGCCCCCGAACTCGACGCACGCTTCGAGCAGATCACGGCCCAGGACGCCACTGCGCGGTGGGCGATCAACCACGGCATGTACGTGATGGGCGTCGACACTCCCCGGGCCTTCAGCGCCTCCTACCTCGACTACACCGTCGGCGGCGGCATCGCCGAGCTGATCCAGTGCCCCACCCTCGTGTGCGACGCCGCCGAGGACGAGTTCTTCAAGGGCCAGCCCAAGCAGCTCTACGAGCACCTGACCTGCCCCAAGACCCTGATGCTGTTCACCGCAGAGGAAGGCGCCGGCGCTCACTGCCACCCCGGCGCCATGCGCCTGGCCCTCGCCCGCATCTACGACTGGCTCGACACCACCCTCGCCACCGTCGCCCGATAG
- a CDS encoding TetR/AcrR family transcriptional regulator — MTPKQPAARLRKSPEQVRSAVHQAVIDLLSDPEGADLTIPAVAQRAGVNHTSVYRRWGSREALLADVVVTRLERDWPLADTGTLRGDLTAWAEAGVASIRTPEGRLLIRAVALSMPGSATAQEGRAQQFERRIGAIERIRDRATARGEVPPPLDQILDQLVAPLYLRAIFGIDPPASGYPELLVDRLLGSTITPQLRDREAARDGRS; from the coding sequence GTGACTCCGAAACAACCGGCCGCGCGCCTCCGCAAGAGCCCCGAGCAGGTCCGCTCAGCCGTCCACCAGGCCGTCATCGACCTGCTGTCCGACCCCGAGGGCGCGGACCTCACCATCCCCGCGGTCGCGCAGCGCGCCGGGGTGAACCACACCAGCGTCTACCGGCGCTGGGGCAGCCGGGAGGCACTGCTGGCCGACGTGGTCGTCACCCGCCTCGAACGAGACTGGCCGCTGGCCGACACCGGAACCCTGCGCGGCGACCTGACAGCATGGGCCGAAGCCGGCGTCGCGAGCATCCGCACCCCCGAAGGGCGACTGCTCATCCGCGCCGTCGCCCTGTCCATGCCAGGCAGCGCCACAGCTCAGGAAGGGCGCGCGCAACAGTTCGAGCGCCGCATCGGCGCCATCGAGCGCATCCGCGACCGCGCCACCGCCCGCGGCGAGGTCCCCCCACCCCTCGACCAGATCCTCGACCAGCTCGTCGCGCCGCTCTACCTGCGGGCGATCTTCGGCATCGACCCGCCGGCCTCCGGCTACCCAGAACTCCTCGTGGACCGCCTCCTCGGCAGCACGATCACGCCGCAGCTGCGAGACCGAGAGGCGGCGCGAGACGGGCGCTCGTGA
- a CDS encoding NACHT domain-containing protein — MRYGRWRVTWGLCGAVALILAVLWGVQDAEVVSTAASVLATVLSVFGALSVWAWRRSPGRARSDGDQLTQAQDALARLVQAQWREEARLRGLYTPLPLPVTWSDSPREDLRGHSPLIGGPVSCRVDQPDELAALLGPPPRPRRLVVLGPAGSGKTTFAVLLALALLGARGQDDPVPVLLTAASFDPDRENGTVWLRRRIAADYPALTDADAYGPSALDDLLDGRRILPVVDGLDELPEAAQQAVLKALKDAFDPDAPLVLTCRTEAFAAAVAGAGPLTGAAVIEPAALHAAASLEQLRLATAAGPSRTRWDRVAENLRDRPDGALAQALTSPLSVALARTVYAEGTGDPSVLLPLTTKEAVEDHLLDAVVPVTYERARRRDPARRWGPEDAHRHLTRLASGMARRRTYDLAWWRLYDDTPTIARAWSRATALAAALVVLTLLGCAVARSLPGVPPPEPGLAEWYVRSAAVGVWCACLTAGWIPARPAGPALTASLGGLAFAVPGMTVDPVPGVERAWYAIGCVCVLGFSFLLVLYPSGHPSPPPVPSRGTLTPAHRSRRLARAALLVVGTTLLTSVALWAYGLVVHPTGAAGPTARSAVPLWAYGLGLGALFGTGQAMLYFTRGTTTARDRLHPAATVRADRLVTLVGCCAAPLLVTMPCGLLLVLQGKAEAAEFLGLLLSMGPTGLVLALAARAWPYYTAARLLLAARGQLPWSLQAFLDDAHRLGVLRQVGPVYQFRHARLQQRLTHRDMVPTPAPPRTATRVPAGPPCRDRTRTRTRTSPSADGRSDAGASWHLLRSLCSFSWAEEGRPNRARPAGLPRIPARGPARRRTPSRQLVIRLTLPACTPLTRYAGQSRMSRRTQVAGPGRHEADCRTNGTERGT, encoded by the coding sequence ATGCGCTACGGGCGCTGGAGGGTGACCTGGGGGCTCTGCGGGGCAGTCGCCCTGATACTGGCGGTGCTGTGGGGCGTGCAGGACGCCGAGGTCGTCTCGACGGCCGCATCCGTCCTCGCCACCGTCCTCAGCGTGTTCGGGGCGCTCTCGGTGTGGGCCTGGCGCCGCTCACCCGGCCGGGCGCGCTCCGACGGCGACCAGCTGACGCAGGCCCAGGACGCCCTGGCCCGGTTGGTCCAGGCGCAGTGGCGCGAGGAGGCGCGGCTGCGCGGCCTGTACACCCCGCTGCCTCTCCCCGTGACCTGGTCGGACTCTCCACGGGAGGACCTGCGGGGACACTCCCCGCTGATCGGCGGCCCGGTCTCCTGCCGGGTGGACCAGCCTGATGAACTGGCCGCGCTCCTGGGCCCGCCGCCCCGCCCCCGCCGGCTCGTCGTCCTCGGTCCGGCGGGGTCGGGCAAGACCACCTTCGCGGTCCTGCTGGCGCTTGCCCTGCTCGGCGCCCGCGGTCAGGACGATCCGGTGCCCGTGCTGCTCACCGCGGCCTCCTTCGACCCGGACCGGGAGAACGGCACCGTATGGCTGCGCCGCCGGATCGCCGCCGACTACCCAGCCCTCACCGACGCCGACGCCTACGGCCCGAGTGCCCTCGACGACCTCCTCGACGGCCGGCGGATCCTGCCGGTCGTCGACGGGCTGGACGAACTCCCCGAGGCGGCCCAACAGGCGGTTCTGAAAGCGCTGAAGGACGCCTTCGACCCCGACGCACCCCTGGTCCTGACCTGCCGGACCGAGGCCTTCGCCGCCGCCGTGGCCGGGGCGGGCCCGCTGACCGGCGCCGCGGTGATCGAGCCCGCCGCACTGCATGCCGCGGCCTCCCTCGAACAGCTGCGCCTCGCCACGGCGGCGGGACCGTCCCGGACCCGTTGGGACCGCGTGGCGGAAAACCTGCGGGACCGCCCCGACGGCGCCCTCGCGCAGGCCCTCACCAGCCCTCTGAGTGTGGCCCTCGCCCGGACCGTGTACGCCGAGGGCACCGGCGACCCCTCGGTGCTGCTGCCCCTCACCACCAAGGAGGCCGTCGAGGACCACCTCCTGGACGCCGTCGTGCCCGTCACATACGAACGCGCCCGGCGCCGGGACCCCGCACGCCGCTGGGGCCCCGAGGACGCCCACCGTCACCTCACCCGCCTCGCCTCCGGCATGGCGCGGCGGCGCACCTATGACCTCGCCTGGTGGCGGCTGTACGACGACACTCCCACGATCGCGCGCGCCTGGTCCCGCGCCACCGCCCTGGCCGCCGCCCTCGTCGTCCTCACCTTGCTGGGCTGCGCCGTCGCACGCTCCCTGCCAGGGGTTCCGCCGCCGGAGCCGGGCCTGGCCGAGTGGTACGTACGGTCCGCCGCCGTCGGCGTGTGGTGCGCGTGCCTGACCGCCGGGTGGATCCCCGCCCGCCCGGCCGGCCCCGCCCTCACCGCCTCTCTGGGCGGACTGGCCTTCGCCGTTCCCGGGATGACGGTCGACCCGGTCCCGGGAGTGGAGCGGGCCTGGTACGCGATCGGCTGCGTGTGCGTCCTCGGCTTCTCCTTCCTCCTCGTCCTGTACCCGTCCGGACACCCCTCACCGCCGCCCGTACCGAGCCGCGGCACGCTCACCCCGGCACACCGGTCGCGCCGCCTCGCGCGGGCCGCGCTCCTCGTCGTCGGCACGACGCTCCTCACCTCGGTCGCCCTCTGGGCCTATGGCCTCGTCGTGCACCCCACGGGCGCAGCTGGGCCCACCGCCCGGTCCGCCGTCCCGCTCTGGGCGTACGGCCTGGGTCTCGGCGCCCTCTTCGGCACCGGCCAGGCCATGCTGTACTTCACCCGCGGCACGACGACCGCACGAGACCGCCTGCACCCCGCCGCTACCGTCCGCGCCGACCGCCTCGTCACCCTCGTCGGCTGCTGCGCGGCACCCCTCCTCGTCACCATGCCCTGCGGTCTCCTCCTGGTGCTGCAGGGCAAAGCAGAGGCCGCTGAGTTCCTCGGCCTGCTGCTGAGCATGGGACCCACCGGTCTGGTGCTCGCCCTCGCCGCCCGCGCCTGGCCGTACTACACCGCCGCCCGCCTGCTGCTCGCCGCCCGCGGCCAACTCCCCTGGAGCCTCCAGGCCTTCCTCGACGACGCCCACCGCCTCGGCGTCCTGCGGCAGGTCGGCCCCGTCTACCAGTTCCGCCATGCCCGTCTCCAGCAGCGCCTCACCCACCGCGACATGGTCCCGACCCCCGCCCCGCCCCGGACAGCGACACGCGTTCCGGCCGGCCCGCCTTGCCGTGACCGCACCCGCACCCGCACCCGCACATCTCCGTCAGCTGATGGGCGGAGTGACGCCGGCGCCTCCTGGCACCTCCTCAGGTCGCTGTGCAGCTTCAGCTGGGCGGAAGAAGGAAGGCCGAATCGTGCGCGGCCTGCCGGACTGCCGCGTATACCGGCGCGAGGTCCAGCTCGGCGCCGAACGCCCTCGCGGCAACTGGTGATCCGCTTGACCCTTCCCGCGTGCACGCCTCTGACCAGGTACGCAGGACAGAGCAGGATGAGTAGGCGTACTCAGGTGGCGGGCCCCGGCCGCCACGAGGCTGACTGCAGGACGAACGGAACGGAACGGGGAACGTGA
- a CDS encoding SCO4225 family membrane protein: protein MWVPGGYLALVVAMLVWVEVGDIGFGGIWPMLATAPVSLLLLVPFGPASDALHSAPVVEPHYGSQPPTPCPWSPPRSRHRSPPTGHRTRPWPHSPRCGPDSASTPRFWPVP from the coding sequence ATGTGGGTGCCCGGCGGATACCTGGCCCTGGTGGTCGCGATGCTGGTCTGGGTCGAGGTGGGGGACATCGGGTTCGGCGGAATCTGGCCGATGCTGGCCACGGCGCCGGTCAGCCTCCTGCTTTTGGTCCCCTTCGGACCCGCGTCGGACGCCCTGCATTCGGCCCCGGTCGTGGAGCCCCACTACGGCTCGCAGCCGCCTACCCCCTGCCCCTGGAGTCCCCCTCGGAGTCGGCACCGCTCCCCGCCGACTGGACACCGGACACGTCCGTGGCCGCACAGCCCGAGATGTGGGCCGGACTCGGCTTCCACGCCGCGGTTCTGGCCGGTGCCCTGA
- the ligA gene encoding NAD-dependent DNA ligase LigA has product MTRMTENSALLSPAAYVEAVATAVAASAAYYGDGTTPLGDDEYDGLLRAIAAYEEAHPDEVLAESPTGKVAGGAVQGDVPHSVPMLSLDNVFDADELAEWAAGLERRLGHPVAGWCVEPKLDGLAVAARYRGGRLVQVLTRGDGLAGEDITHAADAVLGLPPVLTEPIEVELRGEVLLTTAQFEEANRIRLAHAATPFAHPRSGAAGTLRAKDRPYRIELTFFAYSAIGLDDLGHVALLENLAALGANTAASTAAAPMRCETVEQVQERIDVIAGLRGDLPFGIDGVVVKADTAEDQRQAGNGSRAPRWAVARKLAAEHKVTRLLAVEWNVGRTGIIAPRAVLEPVVIDGVTVTYATLHNPSDITRRGLMIGDQVFVYRAGDVIPRVEAPLVDQRTGAESQIVFPEACPRCGDAIDTSEQRWRCVRGRSCQAVASVIYAAGRDQLDIEGLGGTRAIQLVEAGLVKDVADLFTLTREQLVGLERMGETSAANLLAAIETARGAALSRVFCALGVRGTGRTMSRRIAAHFGSMAAIRAADADTLAGVDGIGTEKARVIAAELLELAPLLDKLQAQQVGMQVTEPQKPATDANDGEESAGGPLAGQAVVVTGSMSGPLAVLSRNEMNELIERAGGKASSSVSKRTTLVVAGEKAGSKRTKAEELGIRILDPEEFAVLVAGLLPTT; this is encoded by the coding sequence ATGACCCGCATGACCGAAAACAGTGCCCTGCTCTCTCCTGCCGCCTACGTGGAGGCCGTGGCCACCGCCGTGGCGGCGTCGGCCGCGTACTACGGCGACGGGACCACCCCGCTCGGTGACGACGAGTACGACGGGCTGCTGCGAGCCATCGCGGCCTACGAGGAGGCCCACCCGGACGAGGTGCTTGCCGAGTCGCCGACCGGGAAGGTGGCGGGCGGGGCTGTGCAGGGTGATGTGCCGCACTCGGTGCCGATGCTCTCCCTCGACAACGTCTTCGACGCGGACGAGCTCGCCGAGTGGGCCGCAGGGCTGGAACGGCGTCTCGGGCACCCTGTGGCCGGGTGGTGTGTGGAGCCGAAGCTCGACGGTCTCGCGGTGGCCGCCCGGTACCGGGGCGGTCGGCTCGTTCAGGTCCTCACCCGCGGCGACGGCTTGGCCGGCGAGGACATCACGCACGCCGCCGACGCCGTCCTCGGTCTGCCGCCGGTTCTCACCGAGCCGATCGAGGTCGAGTTGCGCGGCGAGGTGCTGCTGACGACCGCGCAGTTCGAGGAGGCCAACCGGATCCGGCTCGCCCACGCGGCCACGCCCTTCGCGCACCCGCGCAGCGGAGCGGCCGGCACCCTGCGGGCCAAGGACCGCCCCTACCGGATCGAGTTGACCTTCTTCGCCTACAGCGCGATCGGCCTGGACGACCTCGGCCACGTCGCTCTGCTGGAGAACCTGGCCGCGCTCGGCGCGAACACGGCCGCCAGCACGGCCGCCGCCCCGATGCGATGCGAGACCGTGGAGCAGGTGCAGGAACGTATCGACGTGATCGCCGGCCTGCGCGGAGACCTGCCGTTCGGGATCGACGGTGTCGTCGTCAAGGCCGACACGGCCGAGGACCAGCGGCAGGCCGGCAACGGCTCGCGCGCCCCGAGGTGGGCGGTTGCCCGGAAACTGGCGGCCGAACACAAGGTGACGCGCCTGCTGGCGGTGGAGTGGAACGTCGGCCGGACCGGGATCATCGCCCCGCGCGCTGTTCTGGAGCCCGTGGTCATCGACGGGGTGACGGTCACCTACGCCACGCTTCACAATCCGTCTGACATCACCCGTCGCGGGCTCATGATCGGCGACCAGGTGTTCGTGTACCGAGCCGGCGACGTGATCCCCCGGGTCGAGGCACCGCTGGTCGACCAGCGCACCGGCGCCGAGAGCCAGATCGTCTTCCCCGAGGCGTGCCCCCGCTGTGGCGACGCGATCGACACCTCCGAGCAGCGGTGGCGGTGCGTGCGCGGCCGGAGCTGTCAGGCCGTGGCCTCGGTGATCTACGCGGCTGGCCGGGACCAGCTCGATATCGAAGGTCTCGGCGGCACGCGCGCGATCCAGCTGGTGGAGGCCGGTCTGGTCAAGGACGTCGCCGACCTGTTCACGCTGACCCGCGAGCAGCTCGTCGGTCTGGAGCGGATGGGTGAGACCAGCGCCGCCAACCTCCTGGCCGCGATCGAGACCGCCCGCGGGGCTGCATTGAGCCGCGTGTTCTGCGCCCTCGGTGTCCGTGGGACCGGGCGCACGATGTCCCGCCGGATCGCCGCGCACTTCGGCTCGATGGCCGCGATCCGGGCCGCCGACGCGGACACGCTGGCCGGGGTCGACGGCATCGGCACCGAGAAGGCCCGCGTCATTGCGGCGGAACTCCTCGAACTCGCCCCGCTCCTCGACAAACTCCAGGCGCAGCAGGTCGGCATGCAGGTCACCGAGCCGCAGAAGCCCGCGACCGACGCGAACGACGGCGAGGAATCGGCGGGTGGCCCGCTGGCCGGACAGGCCGTCGTGGTAACCGGCTCCATGAGCGGCCCCCTTGCGGTGTTGTCCCGCAACGAGATGAACGAGCTGATCGAGCGGGCCGGCGGAAAGGCATCGTCGTCGGTGTCCAAGCGCACCACCCTCGTGGTGGCGGGCGAGAAGGCCGGCTCCAAGCGCACCAAGGCCGAAGAACTGGGCATCCGCATCCTCGACCCCGAGGAATTCGCCGTCCTCGTCGCCGGTCTCCTCCCCACCACCTAA
- a CDS encoding HopJ type III effector protein has product MTDLNSLRASLASGEHEFADTLAFITAHYEYQPQAFRNGELENATGENEGSCKTLGLALLEGLSGQEALLAFGEHYRSVLATPNDTDHGNIRNLMAHGLAGVRFAGQPLARKS; this is encoded by the coding sequence ATGACTGATCTGAACTCGCTGCGGGCAAGCCTTGCGTCAGGTGAGCACGAGTTCGCCGACACCTTGGCCTTCATCACCGCACATTACGAATACCAGCCGCAGGCGTTCCGCAACGGGGAACTGGAAAATGCCACAGGTGAGAACGAGGGTTCCTGCAAGACGCTGGGACTGGCCCTGCTGGAAGGGCTGAGCGGCCAGGAGGCGCTGCTTGCATTCGGTGAGCACTATCGCAGTGTGCTGGCGACACCGAACGACACTGATCACGGCAACATCCGCAACCTCATGGCCCATGGCCTGGCAGGGGTGCGCTTCGCCGGGCAACCGCTGGCCCGCAAGAGCTGA
- a CDS encoding transposase — protein MTPPTSRTWNRRGTTPVIRVRGRSQRRFSIAALCCYKPGERTRLIHRPKRHTEHKSGGRKSFAWTEYCDLLPAAHQQLGGPIVLVWDNLNVHKDRRMRDFIDAHDWVTAYYLPPYAPDLNPVEGIWSVLRRTTQANTAFADPDHLIRRLRHGLRQIQYRSDTIDGCLTATGLTPTTPRLQPQ, from the coding sequence ATGACGCCGCCGACCTCCCGCACCTGGAACCGACGCGGAACCACTCCGGTCATACGCGTCCGCGGCCGTTCCCAGCGCCGCTTCTCCATCGCAGCCCTGTGCTGCTACAAACCCGGCGAACGCACCCGCCTGATCCACCGGCCCAAACGACATACCGAACACAAGAGCGGCGGCCGTAAGAGTTTCGCCTGGACCGAGTACTGCGACCTCCTCCCAGCCGCCCACCAGCAGCTCGGCGGCCCGATCGTCCTCGTCTGGGACAACCTGAACGTCCACAAGGACCGCCGCATGCGGGACTTCATCGACGCGCACGACTGGGTCACGGCCTACTACCTGCCGCCCTATGCACCAGACCTCAACCCTGTGGAAGGCATCTGGTCGGTCCTTCGCCGGACCACCCAGGCCAACACCGCCTTCGCCGACCCCGACCACCTCATCCGCCGACTACGACACGGCCTCCGCCAGATCCAATACCGCAGCGACACCATCGACGGATGCCTCACTGCGACCGGCCTCACACCGACGACCCCACGCCTACAACCTCAGTAA
- a CDS encoding winged helix-turn-helix domain-containing protein — protein MRYPQGGGLTAERQAFRERVRMEAVGMFADGRGSTEIAKELRGSVRSVQRWRRAWREAGSDAVRSRGPASRPKLSDVLFAVLEEELAKGPVAHGWPDQRWTLARIKTLIGRRFHKSMTLSGISQMLRRHGWSHQVPARRAVERDENVVAGWVKDVWPHVEARRRLSGPGSYSKTKPDSR, from the coding sequence ATGAGGTATCCGCAGGGTGGGGGTCTGACCGCGGAGAGGCAAGCGTTCCGTGAGCGGGTCCGGATGGAAGCGGTCGGCATGTTCGCCGACGGGCGGGGCAGTACGGAGATCGCGAAGGAGTTACGGGGCAGCGTCCGGTCTGTTCAGCGGTGGCGTCGGGCCTGGCGGGAGGCCGGTTCGGATGCCGTCCGTTCCCGTGGCCCGGCGTCCCGTCCGAAGCTGAGCGATGTGCTGTTCGCCGTGCTGGAGGAGGAGTTGGCCAAGGGGCCGGTCGCGCATGGCTGGCCGGATCAGCGATGGACGCTGGCCAGGATCAAGACCCTGATCGGCCGCCGGTTCCACAAGTCCATGACGCTGTCGGGGATCTCCCAGATGCTGCGGCGGCACGGCTGGAGTCACCAGGTTCCTGCCCGTCGGGCGGTCGAGCGTGACGAGAATGTCGTGGCCGGCTGGGTGAAGGACGTGTGGCCGCACGTGGAAGCACGGCGGCGGCTCTCGGGGCCTGGATCGTATTCGAAGACGAAGCCGGATTCTCGATGA
- a CDS encoding MFS transporter gives MTSDVRKLPTGFGRLWTAQTVSSLGDGVTHAALPLLALTLTRDPMALAVVTAAGTLPWVLFGVLGGALVDRWDRRRTMWVTDAARAVLLAIPAAAAALDVLSIPLLAAVAFLLGLGGLFFDTAATAYLPDLLGRDPALLERANSRLRGTQTAASGFAGPPAGSALLTLGRAVPLLADAVSFALSALLVRSLPAAPRPVPQARESLLRQARAGASYVFRDRLLLGLALRPAVGNVAFLAVETVLALFAHDRLGIDTFGFGLLLTAEATGGLLGAGIASFLGRRLGTGTALTCTAAVEGLAILGLAVAPSPYLAGLALAVCGAGMGATMVLGPSLRQAIVPAHLMGRVASTSRMLAMCAAPFGAFLGGWLATTYDVRTPLYAAAGLLLTMTTVTATMTSNRQVEASLRAAAPADDRAHV, from the coding sequence GTGACTTCAGACGTCCGGAAGTTGCCGACCGGGTTCGGACGGCTGTGGACTGCGCAGACGGTGTCCTCGCTCGGTGACGGGGTGACGCACGCCGCGCTGCCGCTGCTCGCGTTGACGCTGACGCGGGACCCGATGGCGCTCGCCGTCGTCACGGCCGCCGGGACACTGCCGTGGGTGCTGTTCGGGGTGCTCGGTGGTGCGCTGGTGGACCGCTGGGACCGTCGGCGCACGATGTGGGTCACGGACGCGGCGCGTGCGGTGCTGCTCGCGATACCGGCGGCAGCGGCCGCGCTCGACGTGCTGAGCATTCCACTGCTCGCGGCCGTCGCCTTCCTGCTCGGCCTCGGCGGACTCTTCTTCGACACGGCCGCCACGGCCTATCTGCCGGATCTGCTCGGCCGCGACCCCGCGCTCCTGGAGCGCGCCAACTCCCGCCTGCGCGGCACCCAGACCGCCGCGTCCGGCTTCGCGGGGCCGCCCGCGGGCAGTGCCCTGCTCACGCTCGGGCGGGCGGTTCCCCTGCTCGCCGACGCGGTGTCCTTCGCGCTCTCCGCACTGCTCGTACGGTCACTGCCCGCCGCACCCCGGCCCGTACCACAGGCCCGCGAGTCGCTGCTGCGGCAGGCGCGGGCCGGCGCCTCGTACGTCTTCCGGGATCGGCTGCTGCTCGGGCTCGCGCTGCGTCCGGCGGTCGGGAACGTCGCCTTCCTCGCCGTGGAGACCGTACTCGCCCTCTTCGCGCACGATCGTCTCGGCATCGACACCTTCGGCTTCGGCCTGCTCCTCACGGCGGAGGCCACCGGCGGTCTGCTCGGCGCGGGCATCGCCTCCTTCCTCGGCCGACGACTCGGCACCGGCACCGCGCTTACCTGCACGGCCGCAGTCGAGGGACTCGCCATCCTGGGCCTTGCCGTCGCCCCGAGCCCGTACCTCGCCGGCCTCGCGCTCGCCGTCTGCGGAGCGGGCATGGGCGCCACGATGGTGCTCGGTCCCTCCCTCCGACAGGCGATCGTCCCCGCCCACCTGATGGGCCGGGTCGCCTCCACCTCCCGCATGCTCGCCATGTGCGCCGCCCCGTTCGGCGCCTTCCTCGGCGGCTGGCTGGCCACCACCTACGACGTACGCACCCCGCTGTACGCCGCTGCCGGCCTCCTCCTCACCATGACCACCGTCACCGCGACCATGACCAGCAACCGCCAGGTTGAGGCCTCGCTGCGCGCCGCCGCCCCGGCCGATGATCGAGCACACGTATGA
- a CDS encoding ArsR/SmtB family transcription factor: protein MPTDDLPETFHVTTDEQLRAVSNLTRHRIMAVLRFEPATITQIAERVGLAKGSSSYHVRLLERAGLVKVVRTRKVRGVTERYYAMAARAIVLPDPGEGGPDVLMRHAVADLEAAPVDGERHVRMAHLRLTGEQFAELGARLQALADEYRELSDPSLPDASLVFALFHPAPREQAEGDAK from the coding sequence ATGCCTACCGATGATCTTCCCGAGACGTTCCACGTCACCACTGACGAGCAGCTACGAGCCGTTTCCAATCTCACGCGTCACCGGATCATGGCCGTGCTCCGCTTCGAGCCCGCGACGATTACGCAGATCGCCGAGCGAGTGGGCCTGGCGAAGGGGAGTTCCAGCTACCACGTACGGCTGCTGGAGCGGGCCGGCCTGGTGAAGGTGGTACGAACGCGGAAGGTCCGGGGGGTCACCGAGCGGTACTACGCAATGGCCGCGCGGGCGATCGTGCTGCCGGATCCGGGCGAGGGAGGCCCGGATGTGCTGATGCGGCATGCGGTGGCGGACCTGGAAGCAGCGCCGGTGGATGGCGAGCGGCACGTACGGATGGCGCATCTGCGGCTCACCGGGGAGCAGTTCGCGGAGCTGGGTGCGAGGCTGCAGGCACTGGCGGACGAGTACCGGGAGCTGTCCGATCCGTCGCTGCCGGACGCGTCACTCGTCTTCGCACTGTTCCACCCGGCACCGCGCGAGCAGGCCGAAGGGGACGCCAAGTGA